The sequence TTTGAAGAGAAAAGAGAGGCAATTCCCCGTTTCACTCGCGACTTGTAAGCGTCGTGCTTGATGAACTTCCAAGTCGGCTTGCCACAACAATACGTTGCTGCACGCGCCGCTTTTTAAACATTGCTCAGCAGCCCAAAGTGCTTCTTTCGCCGTTTTTGGGTAGATCAATAGGATCTTATTCGCGTCGAGTCCTTCCGCTGACAACTGTTCAGCAGAGAGGTAGCCCGGAGGCTGAATAAACACAGACAAACGCTCGTGGCTGGTGCGTTTTAAGTGCGGCGTCAATAAGCGCAGCTCGCCAATACCTTGTGGTGTTTGTAGCTCGACTACGCCATGTTTTGGAAAGCCGCCCTGTAATTTACGATCGAGAAGATCGTAGCCAGTCGAGTAGTGCTCTTCTGATTTAGGAGTTTGGCTACCCTGCCAAAGCCATTGTTTCTGCTTAAGATGTTCTATCAATTCATACATAATAAGATGCCTGTATATTTGTACAGTATAAATTATTATAGAACGACGGCAAGAGGTAGGTATATCAGACGGATAAAAAAACGCCTTGTCAGCTGAGAGTTAGCTCACAAGGCGTTGATTCTAAATATTAAATAATCTTACTGTATGGCGATTATTTTGGCTGCGCGTCGATGCACTGACCATTAACGGCTTTGCCTTCTGGCGCCATCAAGTAAAGATAAAGTGGCATGATATCCTGTGGCGTTTTCAGCAGCTCTGCGTCTTCAGCAGGGTAGGCTTTTGCACGCATAGCCGTACGCGTACCGCCTGGGTTAATCGCGTTAACACGGATCGTAGTGTCACTCAGTTCATCCGCTAAGATCTGCATCATGCCTTCAGTGGCAAACTTAGACATCGCGTAAGTACCCCAGTAAGCGCGGCCACTGTGACCAACGGTAGATGAGGTAAAGACAATGCGCGCGTCTTCCGACTTATGTAGCAGAGGCAGCACCGCTTGAGTCATCAGAAATTGAGCTTTAACGTTCACTTGCATGATATCGTCGTAAGTATCTTCGCCGATTTGATCAAATGGGCTAAGCACACCAAGTAGACCTGCGTTGTGAAGTACGCCATCAAGACGACCAAACTGACTTTCGATCGTATCGACCATGTCGATGTAATTCTGCTTAGTTGCGCCTTTCATATCCAGAGGGATAATCGCCGGTTGAGGATAACCAGCGGCTTCGATTTCGTCGTAGGTTGCTTCCAGTTTTTTCACTGTGCGGCCTAGCAAGATAACGGTAGCGCCATGTTGCGCGTAGGAGATAGCGGCTTGTTTACCAATACCATCACCAGCACCAGTAACGAGAATGACTTTACCTTTTAGGGCATCTGAAGAAACAGCATATTCCACGATGTGTATCCTTTTGTAATGTTCTGCTTTAAGTCTTCGTGACAAGGTGGTTACAATACACTAATTCGCATATGAGGGGATATCACATTGGAATTTTTGTTGGACTATGGGCTGTTTTTAGCCAAGATTGTGACTTTTGTAGTCGCAGTAATTGCGATTTTAGTGATTGCTAAAGCCGTAAGCGGAAAGAGTGGTGCTGCGAAAGGGGAATTGGAAGTTACGAACCTGACAGAGCAACACAAAAACACCGTTGAACAGCTAGAGCATTACCTGCATGACGATGCGTTTTTGAAAGCGCGTGATAAAGCAGAAAAGAAACAAGAGAAAGAAAAAGCCAAAGCGCGTGAGAAGGAAGTGAAGAAGGCGTCCAAAGAGGGCGACCTAGACGCGCAGCGCGAACCTCACCTGTTTGTGTTGGATTTCAAAGGCAGTATCGATGCGAAAGAAGTGGCCTCGCTACGTGAAGAAGTGACGGCTGTCCTAGCGGTTGCACGTGAAGGCGATGAAGTGCTACTGCGTCTTGAGTCTGGCGGCGGTATGGTTCACGGCTACGGCTTGGCGTCTTCTCAGCTAGACCGCATCAAAGCCGCTGGTCTTCCGTTGACGATTGCGGTGGATAAAGTCGCGGCAAGCGGTGGTTACATGATGGCATGTATCGCAGATAAGATTGTCTCTGCACCATTTGCTATCGTTGGTTCAATCGGCGTAATTGCTCAGCTACCAAACTTCAATAAGCTATTGAAAAAGCACGATATTGAATTTGAACAGCTAACCGCAGGCGAGTACAAACGTACGCTAACTATGTTTGGTGAAAACACCGACAAAGCGCGTGAGAAGTTCAAAGAAGAGCTGGAAGAAACACACGGCTTGTTTAAGAACTTTATCCGTGACCATCGCCCGGCCTTGGATCTCGATAAAGTTGCAACGGGTGAACACTGGTTTGGTACTCAAGCACACGAACTTGGCTTAGTTGACGAAATCAAAACCTCTGACGACATCGTCGTGGAAGCGTGTAAAGACAAAACCGTACTGGCGATTCATTACGTTGAGAAGAAAAAACTGGCGTCTAAACTGGCAGGCATTGCTGGTGACGCGGCAGACAACGTGCTGATGAAACTGATCGACCGTGGCCAGCGCCCGATTATGTAATCTCACATAGCTTTAAATGACTTAAAAACAAAAGCGCCTATCCGAAGATAGGCGCTTTTTTGATTTTTACAGACTGAGATTATTTGGGCTAAGCAGTGGTTCGCGGTGCTTTTGGCTTAGACGGTCGGCGAGTTGGCTTCTTCGCTGCGCCCGCTTTCGCTTCTCCGCGCTTACCTTGATTGCCTTTATTTGAACCATCGTTATTGGCTTTGTTGTGGCCAAAGTGACGTTTGTTTTTACCCGCTGGCTTATGGCCGCGTGCGTTATCGCCAGAGCGTTGACCGTCCGCATGGTCTGTTTTTGGCCTTTTCGGTTTCTTAGGTTTTTTCGGCTTAATCGGACGCGTGTCCAGCTTCGACTCAGGCAGCTCATTTACTGGCTTATAGCCTTCTAACTCAAGTCGTGGCAGCACTTGTTGAATTAAGCGCTCAATCGCAAATAGCTCGCCAGCTTCGTCTGCTTCAACCAGAGAGATAGCTTTGCCAACTTCACCCGCACGGCCAGTACGACCAATACGGTGCACATAATCTTCTGCCACGTTTGGCAACTCGAAGTTCACCACTTGAGGCAGCTGAGGAATATCAATACCACGCGCGGCGATATCAGTAGCAACCAAAACGCGAACGTCACCGGATTTAAAATCGGCCAATGCGCGAGTACGAGCGCCTTGGCTCTTATTACCGTGAATCGGTGCGGCAGTAATGCCTTCTTTCTCTAGGAAGAACGCCAAGCGGTTCGCACCGTGTTTGGTGCGGCAGAAAACCAATACCTGTTTCCAATCGCCATCTTTGATCAGTTTTACCAACATCGGCGCTTTTTTGCGTTTGTCTGCTGGGTAAATCGACTGTTCAATCGTCACTGCGGTGGAGTTTTCTGGGTTAACCGATACTTCTACAGGATCATTCACCAAGCCTTTTGCCAACTCGCGGATCTCGGCTGAGAAGGTGGCAGAGAACAACAGGTTCTGACGCTTAGCAGGCAGCAAGTTAAGGATTTTACGAATATCGCGGATAAAGCCCATGTCTAGCATGCGGTCAGCTTCGTCCAAAACCAGCACTTCAAGTTGGTCGAACTTAATCGCATTTTGTTGGTAAAGATCCAACAAACGCCCTGGCGTTGCCACCAATACGTCACAGCCTTTGCGCAGCTTCAGCATTTGTGGGTTAATCTTCACGCCGCCAAACACAACGGTAGAGGTCAGGCGTTGGTAACGGCTGTATTTAAACACGTTCTCTTGAACCTGAGCCGCGAGTTCACGAGTTGGCGTTAGGATCAAAGCACGAACGTGATTGCCTTTTACGCGAGTACCGTTGTCGAGGCGCTCAAGAATCGGCAGTGTAAAGCCTGCGGTTTTACCTGTACCTGTCTGCGCTGCTGCCATCACATCTTTGCCTTCTAATACGGCTGGGATAGCTTGCTCCTGAATCGGAGACGGTTTGTCGTAACCCTGTTCTTCAATAGCTTTAAGAATTGGGGCAGAAAGGCCTAAAGAGGTAAAACCCATAAATTGATCTCTGTATAAATTGGGGGGATGTTCTCAGACAATTTACTTACTGAGAAAAGGGCGCCATTCTGCGCCCTTTAGGTAGGAACATCAACTGAAATTAACGCTGAGATTTTTTTAATATGTTGAGTTGAGGTGCGTAATGCATAGCCGCTGTAAACAAAAGTCCGCTGATGACACCAAATAAGTGGGACTCCACGGCAACACGTGCATTGATTAACTCGCTGGTAGATTCGGACGCGCCCATTGTAAGCTCCCACGTCACTTTCGCGATAACGCCAAGAACTAACAGCCAACTGCTCTTTCTGCCATCCAACACTTCTTTAAGTGCATAGCAAGCAAATAGCCCGTGTAGAACGCCAGACAGTCCGACGTAGTTTTGCATGTCGCTGAAGAAGTTCAATAACCCGACCGCCAGCGTCAAGGCAGATAATGTCAAAAGCAATGATTTTGCAGAAGGTTTGAAGATAAAAGTGATCACCCAAAGCGCGGCGAGATTCATCCCAAGATGCGCAAAGTTGGTGTGGGTATAATTTCCTGATAGGATTCGCCACCACTGACCATCTAAAATTAACATGCGATGCCAGTCAGCCCAAGATGCCAACGGCTCAAATTGCAGCCCTAAACACACTAAGCTGATAGCGATTAACGAAATAAATAAGCGCACACTATGTCCCGATACTGTTCTCAATGTGGAAAATCACAAAAAGCTTGTATTTGTAAATGGATACAAAGACTAACATCGAATGTTGAGTTGGTCATCTTACAGCATCCAAGCGAAACAAACAGACCGATGGGAACGGCGCGGATATTAACGCTCTCATTGGAGAACAGTCACTGTTTTGTCGGAGAGGATTTCACTGAGCATGAAGCGCTGAACCAACTACTCAGCGATAACCAATACCACCATTTTATCCTTTACCCCGGCGAAGGCGCGTTGACCCACAACCAAGTGGCAGACAAACTCAATAATGGTGAGAAAGTTCGTGTTATCTTGCTCGACGGAACCTGGAAAAAAGCGTACAAAATGTGGCTGCTATCAAGCAATCTGCACTCATTGCCGTTAATCAAGTTACCCGAGGATCTGCAAGGGAATTACCGGATTCGCAAAGCGCCAAGTGATAATAGCTTGTCTACGGTGGAGGCGGGTTATCACATTTTGTCTTTGTTAGAGCCAGAACAAGATTTTTCGCCGCTTATCGAATCGTTTAATCAGATGATTGATTTTCAAATCAAGCAGATGCCGCCTGGCGTTTTCGAAAAAAACTACGGCTGACCGACAATGTCTGATTGATATGCTAAGCAGCGAATAAGCCGCCACTCCCTTGAGTACTTACTGGGGAGTGACGGTTTCTTTAATGTGAAGAGAACAACTGTTGATGGAGTCTTTGTGCATGCCCATCGGTCATTGATGAAATGTAATCCGCGATAACGCGGTAGCCTGCGCTTTCATCACTGCGCTCAATCCATTTTTGACGAGTCTGTATCGGCAGCAATCTTTCCGGGTCGGCACTCAGTGCTTCAAAAATATCCATAATGATTTGTTGGCCTTTGTACTCGACGACCTGAACGTGCGGTACTTGAATCACATACTCACTGACGAAGTGTTTTAGGATCTCCAGTGCTTTATCCATCGTCGCTTCAAGGTAAGCATTCCATGCCAGTAGCTCACTTTCGAATGGCGCATCAACAGGTTTAATCGAAATACTGGTCAGCAGCGCATTGACCATGCCCCCAATCGCATCTTTACGCTGAAAATGGGTGCCGGAAAACAGCATTTCCGTGATGGAGTCAATGTGCTTTTCAAACCAAGGGTCGCCACATTCCGCGAGCTTACTGGCTGCACCCTCAATCCACTGGTGGCGATTGACCATGCTAAGGACTAAGGCATCTTCCAAATCATGCACGCCGTATGCGATATCATCAGCCAGCTCCATAATTGAGCAGTCGATGGATTTATAACGGGTCTTTTTATGCTCATGAGCGGCAAATTTTTCATCGCGCATTTGGCTAAATAGCGCTTTATCATTGTCGCTTAACGGTTCTAGTAGCCAGTCGAATAAGCCTTTATCGCAGTTATAGAGCCCTTTGGCTGGCATCCATTCACGAGCACGCAGTTTACGCTGGTGTGAAACGCTTTTTGGCATCACTTCGGCACGGGTTTCACTGATGAGTGCAGGGTATTTTACCAAGCCCAAAAGTGTGCGGCGCGTTAAGTTCATACCAAAGTGTTCGGTGTAAGGCTCCAATTTCGTCACAATGCGAAAGGTCTGTGCGTTGCCTTCAAACCCGCCGTGGTCACGCATCATGTAATTCAGAGCGACTTCACCGCCGTGCCCATAGGGTGGATGGCCAATATCATGAGCAAGGCAAAGCGAGTCAATCAAACTGTCGCTGGGCAGTAAATCGCGAAACTCAGGCTGTTTCTTTTTTATCTGCGCAACAATGCCTGTCCCTAATTGAGCGGCTTCCAGTGAGTGAGTCAAACGCGTGCGGTGAAAATCATCAAAACTATTGCCATGAACCTGTGTTTTCGCTTGCAGACGACGAAACGCAGCGGAGTGAAGAATACGCGCACGATCTCGTTGGTAAGGGCTACGGTGGTCATCACGGCGAATCTTGTGTTCATCGTCATGGCGTTCGTGCCATAAATCGCTGATATTAAACGTCATAAACAGGCTTCCAAACTTTTACGTACCAAAACTATTTACGTACAGATACGTTAATGTATTTAAGTGACAGATTTAGTGAGAGTTATTCGTTTCTGTCAGTTTTTCAGGGTTACTGCTCTTAGTTGAACATGATTAACTGATTTCGTCTAAAGATAACTCGAAGCTTGGCGCGAAGACGGTCAAAAAGTATTCCATTTCACGCGAGTGACGCTCCTTTAAGGTGACTTCAAGGCGCTTTTTAGCCAGTGCGTACTCGTGGTTGCCCGCACTTAACTCTTCTAGGCATTTTAGATAAGCGCAGATTGTGTCTGCTTGTTTGACGATAGACGCGTCTTCTGGGTGAGTGGACTCAGAAACCAAGTAAGGCGCGAAATCTTCTCGAAATTCTTCAGGCAGCATAGAGAGCAGGCGTTTTTCTGCGATGGCTTCAATCTTTTTATACTCTTTGGCGATTTCTGGGTTGAAGTATTTGACTGGCGTCGGCAAATCACCCGTCAGCACTTCACTGGTATCGTGGTACATACCTAGTAGGGCGATCCGTTCGGGGTTTAACTTTCCACCAAATTTTTTGTTTTTGATGACGGCTAAAGCGTGAGCAACAAAGGCCACTTGTAAACTGTGCTCAGAAATATTTTCGGTGGAGACTGAACGCATCAACGGCCAGCGTTGTATGAGTTTCATACGTGCTAGATGGGCAAAAAAATGACTTTCTTTTGGTTTCTCTTCTGATAAAAGTTTTTGCATAAATCGATTCCCTGACAACAAAAAAGGGCACTCAATGAGTACCCTTTAAGAATATGTAAGTTAGGCGCTAATTACTACTGGCTGTATGTAGACAGGAATCTTTCAAAGCGTCCGATGGCCATTTCTAGGTCTTCAACGTGAGGAAGTGTCACGATGCGGAAATGGTCCGGTTTTGGCCAGTTAAAGCCGCTGCCTTGTACCAGAAGGACTTTTTCCTGAATCAAGAAATCGAGCACCATTTTTTGGTCATCTTTGATGTTGTACATCTTGGTGTCAATTTTAGGAAACAGATACATCGCCCCTTTTGGTTTCACACAAGTGACACCTGGGATCTGCGTAATCAGTTCATACGCGCGGTCACGTTGTTCAAGTAGGCGACCACCCGGCAGGATCAGCTCATTGATACTTTGGTACCCACCTAATGCGGTTTGTATTGCGTGCTGCATCGGCACGTTGGCACACAAGCGCATGGAAGCAAGCATCTCTAATCCGTTGATGTAGCCTTGAGCTTGATGTTTAGGCCCAGTCAGGAACATCCAACCGCCACGGAAACCACATACGCGGTACGCTTTTGACAGGCCGTTGAACGTTACAACCAGCACATCCTCTGTCAGAGTGGCGATAGAAGTGTGAGTCGCACCGTCGTAAAGCACTTTATCGTAGATTTCATCGGCGAAAATGATCAGCTTGTGCTTACGCGCAATCTCAATCACTTCCAGTAAGAAGTCACGGCTGTACACCGCGCCCGTTGGGTTGTTCGGGTTGATCAGAACAATACCGCGCGTTTTTGGTGTGATCTTCTTTTTGATGTCGTCAAGATCTGGGTACCAGTCGGACTCTTCATCACAGATGTAATGCACAGCTTTACCACCAGACAATGACACAGATGCCGTCCACAATGGGTAGTCTGGTGCTGGTACTAACATTTCATCGCCATTGTTAAGTAGCGCTTGCATCGCCATAACAATAAGCTCTGACGCGCCATTACCGATATAGACGTCTTCAACATCTAAAGAGCGAATACCTTTACGCTGATAGTACTGCACAACGGCTTTACGAGCTGAGTAAATACCCTTTGAGTCACAGTAGCCTTGAGAGGTCGGTAGGTTGCGAATAACATCGACCAGGATTTCGTCAGGGGCGTCAAAGCCAAATGGGGCGGGATTCCCAATATTCAGCTTTAGTATTTTATGCCCTTCTTCCTCCATGCGTTTAGCATGTTTGAGTACAGGCCCCCTAATGTCATAGCAGACATTGTCGAGTTTTGACGACATCCCGATATTTTGCATTGAATAAAACCTAAAATTAATTGTAATTCTTTATTAAGCTACATCAAAAATAGATTCTTTAGAATAAAAATCTGGATTCAGGAAGGATATTTCGTGTTTGTAGCACGCTCATTATCACAGGATTATGCAAAACATTCGAGACAACCTTGATTTGAATAGGGTCTATTAATAGAGTAGCGGTTTACAATAAATAATAATCTCCATGCATACGAGGCTGATTTGTCATACTTTCATCAAGCCGTTAGTGAGCTAATTGAACGCGTCAAGGCTGTAGAAGACGGAGTTACCCGTTTGGTTCAAATTCTTGAGGAAAAACCTGACTTTGCATTCATCGATTGGCTAGAAGCTCAGCCACTATTCCCTAAGTTTTATTGGCAGTCTCGTGACACACGTGAAGAAGTGGTCGCACTTGGGCAGCTACATACCTTTGTTGACCCGGCGCCAGCGTATGCGATTCTTTCTGGCGAGCAACGCATTTGGGGCGGGCGCTCTTTTGATGGTCATACCGACAAAAATCGTCGCTGTATGTCGTCGCTCTTCTTTCTACCGCAAATTGAATTGATTCGTTGTGACGAACAGTTATCTCTGGCAGTGAATCTAACCGCCGAGAAACACCGCACACTGGCCGCGCTTTATAAATTGCAGTTTGAAGTCAGTTTACTGCCACCTGTCTCTGCCCATGTTGAGCATATCGAACATACACCGTGCAAACAGCAATGGGCTGAGTTAGTCGAGAAAGTGCTCACTGGTATTGAAAACGATGAGTTTAAGAAAGTGGTGCTGGCGCGAAAAACATCAGTCATGCTGGATGAGTCGTTGTGTGCCTCTCAGTTTTTAAAAGCGAGTTACTTGAAGAATCACCATAGTTTCCACTTTATGTTGTCTCTTGATAAACGCCACAGTTTTATCGGCTCAACACCAGAACGATTGTATGCACGCCAAGGGCAAGATCTCTATACCGAAGCGCTTGCAGGCACGATTGGTCGTGGCAAAAATGCCAGCCACGATATGGAGTTGGCAAATTGGTTAGCTAACGACAGCAAAAACCTGAATGAAAACCAATATGTGGTTGATGACATCATTGAGCGTTTGACGCCACATTCAGAACAAGTGAGTGTGGAAGAGGAAGCGCGATTGGTACGCCTGCGCAAAGTGCAGCACCTTAAACGCAGCATTCATGCGAACCTTAAGCAAGGCATTAATGGCGTCCAGCTGTTGAGCGCTTTGCAACCAACGGCGGCAGTGGCAGGTTTACCACGTAAAGAGTCGATGGAATTTATTCAGCAGCATGAGCCTTTTGCCCGCGGTTGGTATGCAGGTTCAATGGGCTTTATTAGCCATCAGCGAGCAGAGTTCTGTGTTGCGATTCGCAGTGCTTTGGTTTTGGGCGATGAAGTTCAGCTGTTTGCTGGTGCAGGCATTGTACCGGGTTCTGTGGCAGAGCATGAATGGCAAGAGCTTGATAAGAAAATGTCGACCTTGTTGTCTCTGATTTCTGATCACGCGCCACTTGGAGTCGCGTCATAAATGAGTACCAATCCAAATTCACAGGCAGTCATCAATCGTATTTGGTGCCAAACGATTTTAGAAGAATTAACCCGTTTTGGTGTTACGGATATCTGTGTGGCACCGGGTTCACGCTCGACACCACTGACACTTGAAGCAGACGAAAACAGCAAACTGACCCTACATACCCATTTTGACGAGCGTGGTTTAGGTTTTCTGGCGCTTGGTCTGGCCAAAGCCTCAAAGCGACCAGTTGCGATTGTTGTCACCTCTGGTACTGCGGTCGCGAACTTATTACCTGCGATCGCTGAAGCAAAACTGACTGGAGAAAAGCTGGTGGTGCTTACCGCTGATCGCCCGGTTGAGCTTATCGCTTGCGGCGCGAATCAAGCGATCAACCAGTCCGGCATTTATTCTTCTCATGTGTCAGCCACGCTAGAACTACCGAGCCCTTCGCTCAATATACCCCTGAAGTGGCTGCTCTCCTCTATCGATCAAATCATGTTCGAACAGGCGCAAAAGGGCAGTGCCATTCATATTAATTGCCCGTTTCCTGAGCCTTTATATAGCGATGAACCTAAATCGAATCATCAAGACTATATCGATGGTGTGCAGAGCTGGTGGCAGTGTTCGAAAACCTTTACGCGTAAGGTATCAGCGCAAGCAGAACCTAACTTTCAAGTGGCTGATTTTGTATGCAAAAAAGGCGTGATTATCCTTGGTAGTGTCACGCTGGATGAGGCGAACAAAGCCAAGCAGCTGTCGGAAAAACTGGGCTGGCCAATACTGTGTGATCCTCAATCAGGACAAACCTCAGCGTGGGCAAATTATGACCTTTGGTTACAGAATGCCGATAAAGCGGAAATGTTTAACCAATGCGAGCTGATCATTCAGCTTGGATCGCGAATTGTTTCTAAGCGTTTGAATCAATGGCTACGTCAGCAAGTCGAACTTCGCAATGCTGAGTATCATTACGTCTCGCCAAGCTTTGATCGCAACAATCAAACGCATTTAATGCAAACTCACCATGTTTGCGACATCTCTTCTTGGTTAGAAGCCTTCAGGACAGCCATTCCTGTCTTAGTTGAGCAACAATCAAACTGGGCCGATGGCGTGGTTCCGTTTGCGACACAGTTGGCGGAGTTAGCCGCACTGCATTTATCAACCGATACCAAATTGACGGAAATCGCGCTGGCGTTATCGGTCAATCAACTACCGAGAGAATCGCAAATCTTTCTGGGCAACAGTTTGTTTGTTCGCTTAGTGGATATGTTTAGTCGAGTGGATGGACACCAAGTCTATAGCAACCGAGGTGCATCTGGGATAGACGGTCTGATTGCGACCGCATCGGGCGTTTTACGTGCGAATTCATTACCGATGGTGATTTATATCGGTGATACGTCACTGCTTTACGATTTAAACTCTTTGGCACTATTGAGTAATGCGACAACCCCGGTCGTTATCGTCGTAACCAACAATGATGGTGGTGCGATATTTGATCTTCTGCCCGTACCAGAGAAGCAAAAGCAAGCTCTCTATCAAATGCCTCACGGGTTTGAATTCGAGTTCGCCGCTAGGCAATTTAATCTTGCTTACGCTAAGCCTGAAACACTGGATGACTACCAGAGCTTACTCACAGAGCATCTTAACTTTGGCAGAGGGGCGTTATTGGTTGAAGTACAGACGCCACCTGAGCAAGCCTCTCAACAACTGAAAGAATTTATCCAACAAGTTTATGCTGTACAGTCGAATTAGTTCCAATTTACATGAAACCTCGGGTCCGGTGATTGTGTTTCTTCATGGTTTACTGGGATCAGGAGAAGACTGGCAACCCGCATTAGGGCATTTGAATGAGTGGCCAACGATCACCGTCGATCTACCGGGGCATGGCCTGAGTGCGTTGGAATCATGTAACAGCTTTAGAGATTGTTGCAATCAAATATCTGACGCACTCCTTACCCAGATCGCTTCTCATCGCCCTATAGTATTAGTCGGTTATTCCCTTGGTGCTCGTATTGCAATGACTGGTGTAGCACACCACTACTTTTCTTCACTCAATATTCAACAATTGATTGTTGAGGGGGGGAACTTTGGTTTGCAATCTGAAGAGGATAAACAGATCCGCCTGAAAAATGATTCACACTGGGCGGATAGATTCAACAATGATCCAATTGGACAGGTTTTGAACGATTGGTATCAGCAACCGATATTTAGCTCACTAAAGCATGAGCAAAGACAAGAACTGGTCACTAAACGCAGTGTTAATCTTGGCTCTGCGGTGGCGAATATGTTGATGGCAACATCGCTCGCTAAACAAGAATATTTACTCGACTCGATAAAAGAGGCGGACGTTAAAACGCACTATATTTTTGGCGAAGACGACGACAAATTTAGCCAGTTGGCGAAACAAAGTAGTTTGTCTTTTAGCTCTGTGGCGCAAGCCGGACATAATGCTCATTGGGAGCAACCAGCGGCATTCGCAAAGATTATTTACACTCAAATCCAAACTCACCTAACGGTTTAGTTAAGTGAGTGAGCTAGGGAAAGAAACAGGAATCACCATGTCAAAAACAGTTGGTATCTCAGAAGAAGAACTCTACGCACCCGTTTACTGGAACGACTGCACCGGTGAATATGAAGATATTCAATATCATAAATCAGAAGATGGCATTGCGAAGATCACCATTGCTCGCCCTCAAGTACACAATGCTTTTCGTCCTCAAACCGTCAAAGAGATGATTAACGCACTCGCTGATGCTCGTTATGACGAAGGTGTTGGCGTTATCATTCTGACAGGTTTAGGTGAAAAAGCGTTCTGTTCTGGTGGTGACCAAAAGATTCGTGGTGATTACGGCGGCTACCAAGACGAATCGGGTACTCATCACCTAAACGTGCTGGATTTTCAACGCCAGATTCGTACTTGTCCAAAGCCAGTGATCGCATCGGTAGCGGGTTGGGCAGTCGGTGGTGGTCACGTTCTACACATGATGTGTGACTTAACGATTGCCGCAGAGAATGCACAGTTTGGTCAAACAGGCCCGAAAGTAGGCTCATTTGATGGTGGCTGGGGTGCTTCTTACATGGCGCGTATTGTTGGTCAGAAGAAAGCACGCGAAATTTGGTTCCTATGCCGTTTCTACGATGCACAAGAAGCATTAGACATGGGGCTGGTGAATACCGTTGTTCCTGTCGAAGATCTAGAGAAAGAAACCGTGCGTTGGTGCCGAGAAACCCTACAGCATAGCCCAATGGCGCTACGTTGTTTGAAAGCTGCTCTAAACGCCGACTGTGATGGTCAGGCTGGCTTGCAAGAGCTTGCGGGTAACGCGACCATGATGTTCTACATGACCGAAGAAGGTCAGGAAGGGCGTAACGCTTTTAACGAGAAGCGTCGTCCGGACTTTAACAAGTTCCCTCGTAACCCATAACGCGTTTTATCTGTGGATTAACGATAGCTCCGGTCATGGGGCTATCGGAATTAAATTCTGTAGACATT is a genomic window of Vibrio japonicus containing:
- the imuA gene encoding translesion DNA synthesis-associated protein ImuA translates to MYELIEHLKQKQWLWQGSQTPKSEEHYSTGYDLLDRKLQGGFPKHGVVELQTPQGIGELRLLTPHLKRTSHERLSVFIQPPGYLSAEQLSAEGLDANKILLIYPKTAKEALWAAEQCLKSGACSNVLLWQADLEVHQARRLQVASETGNCLSFLFKAERKSLFSLPVSLSMTLLPHALGVEVTITKRKGGWPHASFVLDMRALWPSLTLQQPDPVVIPFPARKQG
- a CDS encoding YciK family oxidoreductase; this encodes MEYAVSSDALKGKVILVTGAGDGIGKQAAISYAQHGATVILLGRTVKKLEATYDEIEAAGYPQPAIIPLDMKGATKQNYIDMVDTIESQFGRLDGVLHNAGLLGVLSPFDQIGEDTYDDIMQVNVKAQFLMTQAVLPLLHKSEDARIVFTSSTVGHSGRAYWGTYAMSKFATEGMMQILADELSDTTIRVNAINPGGTRTAMRAKAYPAEDAELLKTPQDIMPLYLYLMAPEGKAVNGQCIDAQPK
- the sohB gene encoding protease SohB gives rise to the protein MEFLLDYGLFLAKIVTFVVAVIAILVIAKAVSGKSGAAKGELEVTNLTEQHKNTVEQLEHYLHDDAFLKARDKAEKKQEKEKAKAREKEVKKASKEGDLDAQREPHLFVLDFKGSIDAKEVASLREEVTAVLAVAREGDEVLLRLESGGGMVHGYGLASSQLDRIKAAGLPLTIAVDKVAASGGYMMACIADKIVSAPFAIVGSIGVIAQLPNFNKLLKKHDIEFEQLTAGEYKRTLTMFGENTDKAREKFKEELEETHGLFKNFIRDHRPALDLDKVATGEHWFGTQAHELGLVDEIKTSDDIVVEACKDKTVLAIHYVEKKKLASKLAGIAGDAADNVLMKLIDRGQRPIM
- a CDS encoding DEAD/DEAH box helicase, producing MGFTSLGLSAPILKAIEEQGYDKPSPIQEQAIPAVLEGKDVMAAAQTGTGKTAGFTLPILERLDNGTRVKGNHVRALILTPTRELAAQVQENVFKYSRYQRLTSTVVFGGVKINPQMLKLRKGCDVLVATPGRLLDLYQQNAIKFDQLEVLVLDEADRMLDMGFIRDIRKILNLLPAKRQNLLFSATFSAEIRELAKGLVNDPVEVSVNPENSTAVTIEQSIYPADKRKKAPMLVKLIKDGDWKQVLVFCRTKHGANRLAFFLEKEGITAAPIHGNKSQGARTRALADFKSGDVRVLVATDIAARGIDIPQLPQVVNFELPNVAEDYVHRIGRTGRAGEVGKAISLVEADEAGELFAIERLIQQVLPRLELEGYKPVNELPESKLDTRPIKPKKPKKPKRPKTDHADGQRSGDNARGHKPAGKNKRHFGHNKANNDGSNKGNQGKRGEAKAGAAKKPTRRPSKPKAPRTTA
- the rrtA gene encoding rhombosortase; this encodes MRLFISLIAISLVCLGLQFEPLASWADWHRMLILDGQWWRILSGNYTHTNFAHLGMNLAALWVITFIFKPSAKSLLLTLSALTLAVGLLNFFSDMQNYVGLSGVLHGLFACYALKEVLDGRKSSWLLVLGVIAKVTWELTMGASESTSELINARVAVESHLFGVISGLLFTAAMHYAPQLNILKKSQR
- a CDS encoding tRNA-uridine aminocarboxypropyltransferase, with amino-acid sequence MSRYCSQCGKSQKACICKWIQRLTSNVELVILQHPSETNRPMGTARILTLSLENSHCFVGEDFTEHEALNQLLSDNQYHHFILYPGEGALTHNQVADKLNNGEKVRVILLDGTWKKAYKMWLLSSNLHSLPLIKLPEDLQGNYRIRKAPSDNSLSTVEAGYHILSLLEPEQDFSPLIESFNQMIDFQIKQMPPGVFEKNYG